A single genomic interval of uncultured Desulfobacter sp. harbors:
- a CDS encoding helix-turn-helix domain-containing protein, producing the protein MLSEVLKNESLFRNLYKIDLATAEQYRQMKCPHCQGPLYYANYPRKPRGEPDGVSEKYFLQFSLCCGAQGCRRRLIPPTCRFLGKKIYWYAAIITIVSDWQNAANGITISKFAEKAGISRNTLKRWINWFKEIFPASPEWKKIRGRVSSDIKNDTLPGSLLHSFRRQYPSVKTAVKRCLSFLSQGSEMSLKTRDG; encoded by the coding sequence ATGCTATCAGAAGTATTAAAAAACGAAAGCCTTTTTCGGAATCTATACAAAATAGATCTGGCAACAGCTGAACAGTATCGGCAAATGAAGTGCCCTCACTGCCAAGGGCCGCTGTATTATGCAAATTACCCACGAAAGCCCAGAGGAGAACCTGACGGGGTATCTGAGAAGTATTTTCTACAATTTAGCTTATGCTGTGGGGCACAGGGATGCCGACGTCGATTAATTCCTCCAACCTGCCGTTTTCTTGGTAAAAAAATATACTGGTATGCTGCAATTATTACAATTGTATCGGACTGGCAGAACGCGGCCAACGGAATTACGATTTCCAAGTTTGCTGAAAAAGCCGGGATTTCCCGTAACACGCTTAAACGCTGGATCAATTGGTTTAAAGAGATATTTCCAGCAAGCCCTGAATGGAAAAAAATCCGAGGCAGAGTCTCTTCAGACATAAAAAATGACACCCTGCCCGGCAGTCTGCTCCACTCTTTTCGACGCCAATACCCATCCGTCAAAACGGCGGTGAAACGCTGCTTATCCTTTTTATCCCAAGGCAGTGAAATGTCACTGAAAACAAGGGATGGGTAA
- the ltrA gene encoding group II intron reverse transcriptase/maturase: protein MCGTWEPVALMLREKYKRRTRKYESTDAGHRGGATRSSDEDSVMELERRGSIDQLEVKKTTGNRRIGLNQAKPFCIPKLEVMEAYERFKANKGAAGVDGQSIEEFESNLKDNLYKLWNRMSSGSYFPPPVMRVEIPKGDGRMRPLGIPTVSDRIAQQIVKQQLEPELEKHFHPDSYGYRPEKSALDAVGKARENCWKYDWVLDLDIKGFFDNIDHDLLMKAVRYHTDDRWVHLYIERWLKAPVMMTDHTLFYPKKGTPQGGVISPLLANLFLHYAFDNWMERQCPTIPFERYADDAVCHCKSLAQTEYLLRKLNERMENVGLELHPEKTKIVYCKDTDRQKDYALTSFDFLGYTFRARKSKNRWGKFFINFSPAVSNKAAKAIRQTSRKWNWPRRSDKSLEDLAHMFNPVIQGWINYYGRFYKSALYPALRCLDRRLVIWATRKYKRFRGHRRRASQWLARIARRQPNLFAHWRLLYA from the coding sequence TTGTGTGGAACGTGGGAACCTGTCGCCCTGATGCTAAGGGAGAAATACAAGCGGAGGACCCGTAAGTATGAGAGTACCGATGCAGGGCACAGGGGCGGAGCGACCCGTAGTAGTGATGAAGATTCTGTAATGGAATTGGAGCGAAGGGGAAGCATTGACCAGCTTGAAGTAAAGAAAACAACTGGAAACAGGAGGATTGGATTGAACCAAGCAAAGCCGTTTTGTATTCCTAAACTTGAGGTTATGGAGGCATATGAACGGTTTAAAGCCAACAAAGGGGCTGCCGGTGTAGACGGACAGTCAATCGAAGAGTTTGAGTCTAACTTAAAGGACAATCTTTACAAGCTCTGGAATCGGATGTCCTCCGGCAGTTATTTCCCTCCTCCGGTAATGAGGGTGGAAATACCCAAGGGAGACGGTCGAATGAGGCCGTTGGGAATACCGACAGTGTCGGACAGAATCGCTCAGCAGATAGTCAAACAGCAATTGGAGCCGGAATTGGAAAAACATTTTCATCCGGATTCGTATGGCTATCGACCGGAGAAATCTGCTTTGGATGCAGTTGGGAAAGCCCGGGAGAATTGCTGGAAATATGACTGGGTATTGGATCTTGATATTAAAGGATTTTTCGATAATATTGACCATGATCTTTTGATGAAAGCAGTTCGGTATCACACGGATGACAGATGGGTGCATCTGTATATAGAACGGTGGCTGAAAGCCCCTGTGATGATGACAGACCACACACTATTCTATCCAAAGAAGGGAACCCCGCAAGGAGGTGTTATCAGTCCCTTGCTGGCCAATCTCTTTTTGCATTATGCATTTGACAACTGGATGGAAAGGCAGTGCCCGACCATACCGTTTGAGCGTTATGCGGATGATGCAGTGTGTCATTGTAAAAGCCTTGCCCAGACTGAATATTTGCTTAGAAAGCTGAATGAGCGAATGGAGAATGTGGGACTGGAATTACATCCGGAGAAGACGAAAATAGTCTACTGCAAGGATACAGACCGGCAAAAGGATTATGCCCTGACAAGTTTTGATTTTCTGGGTTATACATTTCGTGCTCGGAAATCAAAGAACCGATGGGGAAAATTCTTCATTAATTTTTCTCCTGCTGTCAGCAATAAAGCAGCAAAAGCAATTCGGCAAACCTCACGAAAGTGGAATTGGCCCAGGCGCAGTGACAAGAGCCTGGAAGATTTAGCCCACATGTTCAATCCTGTCATTCAAGGTTGGATTAACTACTATGGCAGGTTTTATAAATCTGCACTCTACCCGGCCTTAAGGTGCCTGGATCGCCGGTTGGTGATTTGGGCAACAAGGAAATACAAACGTTTTAGGGGACATCGACGAAGGGCA